One genomic window of Candidatus Scalindua japonica includes the following:
- a CDS encoding glycosyltransferase, which produces ATICTFFILLKEKPDILIVPNPSVVLSFISAVYKYAFKYSLIIDLHTHYINPQGLNGLLFQSLNRFSLKCCNLIIVTNSSYQEKIRDKTNNEIFILPDMIPTFDRKFKKVPLKGKVNILYVCTFSEDEPWEEVIKAGSLLSEGICVYITGKHNRFNKDILPSNIELTGFLPIEMYQNMLRSVDAIMVLTYEEDNLLCGGYEAIAAEKPLIISNKKVIKRFFSKGSVYTENIAKDIAEAIMKMFQHKDKLTEEMKSIKLIRDEEWKIQWNNFLNKIYRK; this is translated from the coding sequence TTGCTACTATATGCACTTTTTTCATTCTTTTGAAAGAAAAACCAGACATTCTTATTGTCCCAAACCCATCTGTAGTTTTGTCTTTCATTTCCGCGGTTTACAAATATGCTTTTAAATATTCATTAATTATTGACCTCCATACGCATTACATTAATCCTCAGGGGTTAAATGGCTTGCTTTTTCAGTCGTTAAATAGATTCTCACTAAAATGCTGCAATTTGATCATAGTAACTAATAGTTCCTATCAGGAGAAGATAAGAGACAAAACAAACAATGAAATATTCATTTTGCCGGACATGATCCCCACGTTTGACCGCAAATTCAAGAAAGTACCGCTTAAGGGTAAAGTAAATATATTGTATGTATGTACGTTTTCAGAGGATGAGCCGTGGGAAGAGGTAATTAAAGCGGGAAGTCTACTGTCTGAAGGTATTTGTGTCTATATTACAGGAAAACATAATAGATTTAATAAAGATATATTACCTTCAAATATTGAACTAACCGGCTTTTTGCCAATTGAAATGTATCAAAATATGTTGAGGTCAGTGGATGCCATCATGGTTTTGACATACGAAGAGGACAATTTATTATGTGGAGGTTATGAAGCCATTGCCGCAGAAAAACCCTTAATAATATCAAACAAGAAAGTAATAAAAAGGTTTTTTAGTAAAGGTTCTGTTTATACTGAGAATATTGCAAAAGATATAGCTGAGGCTATAATGAAAATGTTTCAACATAAGGATAAGTTAACTGAAGAGATGAAAAGTATTAAATTAATTAGAGATGAGGAATGGAAAATTCAATGGAATAATTTCTTAAATAAAATATATAGAAAGTGA
- a CDS encoding acyltransferase, translated as MSEEIQLINKIRSQGLFELIHKSVGYFKGILTSLIRFQKISKIRIIGSIKIVKRKGLISVGDFTTFWPCVKLNCQNSANNKIARLQIGHSCSIGDRTEIHCGENIEIGNYVIVAWDCVIMDRDYHSLNGTREIVKTVKIMDRVWIGCRSIILKGVTIGEGSVVAAGSVVTRDVPPYTLVAGNPAKVIKEVKEWC; from the coding sequence ATGAGCGAAGAAATACAATTAATCAACAAAATCCGTTCTCAGGGGTTGTTTGAACTTATTCATAAAAGTGTAGGATATTTTAAGGGGATACTCACATCACTTATAAGGTTTCAAAAAATATCTAAGATAAGAATAATAGGCAGTATTAAAATTGTTAAAAGAAAAGGTTTGATAAGTGTTGGAGATTTTACCACTTTCTGGCCGTGCGTAAAGCTCAATTGTCAAAATAGCGCTAATAATAAAATTGCCAGGTTACAAATAGGTCATAGTTGCTCTATTGGTGACAGAACGGAGATACATTGCGGCGAAAACATTGAAATAGGTAACTACGTAATTGTAGCATGGGATTGTGTCATTATGGACCGTGATTATCATTCTTTAAATGGCACGCGGGAAATCGTAAAAACTGTTAAAATTATGGATAGAGTCTGGATTGGATGCCGTTCAATTATATTGAAAGGTGTTACCATTGGTGAAGGCTCTGTGGTTGCCGCGGGTTCTGTGGTAACTCGTGATGTGCCTCCATATACCCTTGTCGCAGGTAATCCAGCGAAGGTAATCAAAGAGGTTAAGGAATGGTGCTGA
- a CDS encoding metallophosphoesterase has protein sequence MMRKFFIGITITSLIVVVLYSFYIEPQKVNLKTVKIRNKALASTFKKLKIVQLSDLHIGENRSLSIKHTLTILNTLKPDLILLTGDYVKWNAGKQAYDNAISFLSKLSAPLGVYAVMGDADYSFSRWSCLFCHSEGSTLPPIQHQVKFLRNARMDLEAGGTQFSIIGLGNSDYAPDLKTLHKMHNGKPTIVLSHVSSVYNSINATEDVLVLSGDTHGGQVFLPEFIWKIIKRKPDVAHIYGLYRNENKSLYVTSGIGTSDLRFRFGMPPEVVLFEFIE, from the coding sequence ATGATGAGAAAATTTTTTATTGGAATCACAATTACAAGCCTGATAGTGGTTGTATTGTACAGTTTCTACATCGAACCACAGAAAGTTAACTTAAAGACAGTTAAGATCAGAAATAAAGCCCTGGCATCTACATTTAAGAAATTAAAAATAGTACAGCTTAGCGATCTACATATCGGAGAAAACAGGTCTTTATCTATAAAACACACACTTACAATCTTAAACACACTCAAACCCGACTTGATTTTATTAACGGGAGATTATGTTAAATGGAATGCGGGGAAACAGGCTTACGACAACGCTATAAGCTTCCTGTCAAAATTAAGCGCTCCACTTGGTGTATACGCTGTAATGGGAGATGCGGATTATTCTTTCTCTAGATGGTCTTGCCTGTTTTGTCATTCAGAAGGAAGCACACTCCCACCGATACAACATCAAGTCAAATTTTTAAGAAATGCTCGCATGGATCTCGAAGCTGGAGGTACACAATTTTCTATTATCGGCTTAGGAAATTCGGACTATGCGCCTGACTTAAAAACTCTGCATAAGATGCATAATGGCAAACCGACTATAGTACTCTCTCACGTCTCTTCTGTGTACAATAGTATAAACGCAACAGAGGATGTCCTGGTCCTTTCCGGCGATACCCATGGAGGTCAGGTGTTTCTCCCTGAATTTATCTGGAAGATTATTAAAAGGAAGCCTGACGTTGCACACATTTACGGTTTATATCGAAACGAAAATAAATCATTATATGTCACAAGCGGCATTGGCACATCAGATCTACGTTTTCGGTTTGGCATGCCTCCAGAAGTCGTATTATTTGAATTTATTGAGTAA
- the rfbC gene encoding dTDP-4-dehydrorhamnose 3,5-epimerase — MSFQFKKLAIPEVILIEPEVFKDDRGFFMETYKLSDFKKTGIDVDFVQICHSRSSKNILRGLHYQLNPNAQGKLVRCIKGDVFDVAVDIREGSPTFGKWVAEILSEDNNKMLYIPEGFAHGFVVLSDWADMLYNMTNEYAPESARGIAWDDAGLAISWPVSNPVLSESDQNSPALEKIDNTFKYEK, encoded by the coding sequence ATGTCATTTCAATTCAAAAAACTTGCCATACCGGAAGTGATCTTAATCGAACCTGAAGTGTTTAAAGACGATCGCGGTTTTTTTATGGAAACATATAAGCTTTCTGATTTTAAAAAAACAGGCATTGATGTTGATTTTGTTCAAATATGCCATTCTCGTTCGAGTAAGAATATTTTGCGTGGATTACATTACCAATTAAATCCAAATGCTCAAGGAAAACTTGTTCGTTGTATTAAAGGTGATGTTTTTGATGTGGCCGTTGATATTCGTGAAGGCTCTCCTACTTTTGGCAAGTGGGTTGCTGAAATACTTTCTGAGGATAATAATAAAATGTTGTATATTCCTGAGGGGTTTGCTCATGGGTTTGTAGTGTTAAGTGATTGGGCAGATATGTTGTATAATATGACGAATGAATATGCCCCGGAATCAGCACGTGGAATCGCATGGGATGATGCTGGTTTGGCTATTTCATGGCCTGTCAGTAACCCTGTATTGTCTGAAAGTGACCAGAATAGTCCGGCACTTGAAAAAATAGATAACACATTTAAATATGAGAAATAA
- the rfbD gene encoding dTDP-4-dehydrorhamnose reductase yields MRNKFLITGANGQLAKAFISQLTDAKKEVSSFTKEQLDISNYNAVIKIAKDIKPDYIINCAAFNYVDATGEEYDTAFEINTNGVKNLALSSKEIDAFLVHFSTDFVFDGKKDGLYTEEDLPHPVNPYGQSKLEGERILKEVGADYLLLRTSWVFGDGRQNFLYKLSQWAAKADVLKVTANHVSVPSYSEDIARVTLLALEAKLKWLYHLCNSGYASRYELARQYYESMGIEKVIIPVPDTYFKEKVQRPYFTAMSNAKISHDLNITIPDWRDGVNRFCEQMKEGKYARF; encoded by the coding sequence ATGAGAAATAAATTTTTAATAACCGGCGCAAATGGGCAATTAGCAAAAGCATTTATTTCTCAATTAACAGATGCAAAGAAGGAAGTCAGTTCATTTACTAAAGAACAGTTAGATATTTCAAATTATAACGCAGTCATCAAAATCGCGAAGGATATAAAGCCGGATTATATTATTAATTGTGCCGCATTTAATTATGTAGATGCAACCGGGGAAGAATATGATACAGCCTTTGAAATCAATACTAATGGAGTAAAAAATTTAGCGTTAAGTAGTAAAGAAATAGACGCTTTTTTAGTCCATTTTAGTACTGATTTTGTTTTTGATGGGAAGAAAGACGGTTTGTATACAGAAGAAGACCTGCCTCATCCGGTTAATCCTTATGGACAGAGTAAATTAGAAGGGGAGAGAATTCTCAAGGAGGTCGGTGCTGATTATTTATTACTCAGGACTAGTTGGGTGTTTGGGGATGGGAGACAAAATTTCTTATATAAGCTTTCTCAGTGGGCGGCTAAAGCAGATGTATTAAAAGTCACTGCAAATCATGTTTCGGTGCCTTCTTACTCAGAAGACATTGCCAGAGTCACTTTATTAGCTTTAGAAGCGAAACTTAAATGGCTTTATCATTTGTGCAATAGCGGTTATGCTTCGCGTTACGAATTAGCACGACAATATTATGAGTCTATGGGAATTGAAAAGGTTATTATACCTGTCCCTGATACTTATTTTAAAGAAAAGGTACAACGCCCTTATTTCACGGCTATGTCAAATGCAAAGATTTCTCATGATTTAAACATCACCATTCCCGATTGGAGAGATGGGGTCAATCGCTTCTGCGAGCAAATGAAGGAAGGTAAATATGCGAGATTTTAA
- a CDS encoding class I SAM-dependent methyltransferase, protein MRDFKETTSCRVCRSENLFQYLDLGSHPLANSYIKQNQVNEEEFKAPLKILLCEECGLSQLSVVVNPEKMFTHYLYVSSTPETFRDHCDQLAGDVSQLLHHGTDKFVLDIASNDGCLLRAFQKQGFKTLGVDSAKNLAKEANEKGIETICGFWSTSIALNIVERYGRPSIITGQNVFAHVGDVHEFVKAVEICLDDKGMFILEFPYLLDFIERNLFDTAYHEHVSYVGVNPVKYLIEKYGLEIIDIKRFYNIHGGTIRIIMARKGVYQVFDNVREVLEREESFGIKNSETYIAFAKRVDKIKQNLIALLDQAKEEGRTIWGYGASAKGNTLLNYFGINNQLIERIIDDNPKKWKYLTPGARIPICGIEELNSKDNMVDDLLLLAWNFGEEIQKRCMAVGYKGDFIYPVPRPERVKSVS, encoded by the coding sequence ATGCGAGATTTTAAAGAGACCACATCATGTAGAGTTTGTCGATCTGAAAATTTATTTCAATATCTTGATCTTGGAAGTCATCCATTGGCTAATTCTTATATAAAACAGAATCAAGTTAATGAGGAAGAGTTTAAAGCTCCGCTGAAGATTCTGTTGTGCGAAGAGTGCGGCCTCTCGCAACTATCTGTAGTGGTTAATCCGGAGAAAATGTTTACTCATTATTTGTATGTTAGTTCTACTCCTGAGACGTTCAGAGATCATTGTGATCAGCTGGCTGGGGATGTAAGTCAATTATTGCATCATGGTACAGATAAGTTTGTTCTGGATATTGCAAGTAATGACGGTTGTTTATTAAGAGCATTTCAAAAACAAGGGTTTAAAACATTAGGAGTGGATTCTGCGAAGAATCTGGCAAAAGAAGCTAATGAAAAAGGGATTGAAACTATTTGTGGTTTTTGGTCAACGTCTATCGCTTTAAATATAGTTGAAAGATATGGCAGGCCGTCAATTATTACCGGGCAAAATGTATTCGCGCATGTTGGCGATGTTCATGAATTTGTCAAAGCGGTTGAAATTTGTTTAGATGATAAAGGAATGTTTATTTTAGAATTTCCATATTTATTAGATTTCATTGAACGTAATCTTTTTGATACCGCTTACCATGAACATGTTTCTTACGTAGGAGTAAATCCTGTTAAATATCTTATCGAAAAATACGGACTTGAGATCATCGATATTAAACGGTTTTATAATATTCATGGAGGTACGATTAGAATAATTATGGCAAGAAAAGGGGTGTATCAAGTTTTCGATAATGTCAGGGAGGTATTAGAGCGGGAAGAAAGCTTTGGTATTAAAAACAGTGAAACCTATATCGCATTTGCTAAACGTGTGGATAAAATTAAACAAAATTTAATTGCTTTGCTTGATCAGGCGAAAGAAGAGGGACGGACTATCTGGGGATATGGGGCAAGCGCGAAAGGGAATACTCTTTTGAACTATTTTGGTATTAATAACCAATTGATAGAACGTATTATTGATGATAATCCTAAAAAATGGAAATATTTAACACCCGGTGCAAGAATACCAATTTGCGGGATTGAGGAGTTAAATTCAAAAGACAATATGGTGGATGATTTATTATTATTAGCCTGGAATTTTGGTGAAGAAATACAAAAAAGATGTATGGCTGTCGGGTATAAAGGAGATTTTATTTATCCTGTTCCGAGGCCAGAAAGAGTAAAATCTGTATCATAA
- a CDS encoding dTDP-glucose 4,6-dehydratase has protein sequence MMSKKVVAVTGCLGFIGSHFTRACLHRGWNVWGIDKITYAAHEHCLQEFKRSDLFKFTQADICTMTHLYDIDVVVNFAAETHVDNSIMDARHFVQTNVCGVENLLELIRSKRNYEMPLLVHISTDEVYGDIAEGLHSETDILTPSNPYSASKAAADLLILGWHRTHDIPYNIIRPTNNYGLDQYPEKLIPKAVKYLTLGKPIPVHGDGSCRRNWLHAQDTTQGIMTVIDKGECNTVYNLSGNCELPNKEVIQKIINYYFGEEPSDPEKYTKTNYVRIGEDIRYSLDDSKLRKLGFKPEQDFDEQLKALVKYYKDHFIW, from the coding sequence ATGATGTCGAAAAAAGTTGTTGCGGTAACAGGCTGTTTAGGCTTTATTGGATCTCATTTCACTCGTGCTTGTTTACATAGAGGATGGAATGTCTGGGGGATCGATAAGATAACTTATGCGGCGCATGAGCACTGTTTACAAGAATTTAAAAGGTCAGACCTTTTTAAATTTACACAGGCAGATATATGTACAATGACTCATCTGTATGATATTGACGTTGTTGTTAATTTTGCGGCTGAAACACATGTAGATAATTCAATTATGGATGCCAGGCATTTTGTTCAGACAAATGTTTGTGGTGTTGAAAATTTATTGGAATTAATCAGAAGTAAGCGTAATTATGAAATGCCTTTATTGGTCCACATCAGTACAGATGAAGTATATGGAGATATTGCAGAAGGGCTTCATAGCGAAACAGATATTTTAACGCCGAGCAATCCTTATTCTGCTTCCAAAGCAGCAGCAGATTTACTGATTTTAGGTTGGCATAGAACGCACGATATTCCTTATAATATTATCCGTCCAACCAATAATTATGGTCTGGACCAGTATCCTGAGAAACTTATTCCTAAGGCGGTTAAATATTTAACATTAGGTAAGCCAATTCCAGTTCATGGGGATGGGAGTTGCCGAAGGAATTGGTTGCATGCACAAGATACAACGCAAGGGATAATGACAGTTATTGATAAGGGAGAGTGTAATACCGTCTATAATTTATCAGGTAACTGTGAATTGCCAAACAAAGAGGTTATTCAAAAGATTATCAATTATTATTTTGGCGAAGAACCATCTGATCCGGAAAAATATACAAAAACAAATTATGTTCGTATTGGGGAAGATATACGCTATTCATTAGACGATAGCAAATTGAGGAAACTGGGATTTAAGCCTGAACAAGATTTTGATGAACAGCTTAAGGCACTCGTTAAATATTATAAAGATCATTTTATTTGGTGA
- a CDS encoding glycosyltransferase family 2 protein, producing MKLSVITPIHNETECIPLFLDKIKPVLDDLKGIEGWQLFFVNDGSTDNSLDLLKHAHLKDNRINVISLSRNFGYQAALLAGLQTADSDVYAIIDVDCEDPPELLKVFLQKINEGNHLAYGIRSQRPEPKYIVWCRKIFYKLNMLIADSNVYMWMAEYSMFTRHLRNAILKPQTTFPFLRTEMAYAGYKSEGIQYQRQKRIAGKSHYKFYQMARFAIAGILAGTTFPLRFILSLSVAIFLVFSVLLFSIHDLSLLTFLTIDLGLFYLLITIPLISIYLARTYKNVVNRPGFFIDPQDTYI from the coding sequence ATGAAATTATCAGTCATAACTCCCATTCATAATGAAACTGAATGTATCCCTCTATTCTTAGATAAAATCAAGCCTGTCTTAGATGATTTAAAAGGGATTGAGGGGTGGCAGTTGTTTTTTGTTAACGATGGAAGCACAGATAACTCTTTAGATTTACTTAAACATGCACATCTGAAAGATAATCGAATTAATGTTATTTCATTATCAAGAAATTTTGGATATCAAGCGGCGCTTTTAGCTGGACTTCAGACTGCAGATTCTGATGTATATGCAATTATAGATGTTGATTGTGAAGATCCACCGGAATTATTGAAAGTCTTTCTCCAGAAAATCAATGAAGGTAATCACCTAGCTTATGGGATACGTTCTCAGCGGCCGGAACCAAAGTACATTGTCTGGTGCCGAAAGATATTTTATAAGTTGAATATGCTGATAGCTGACAGTAATGTTTATATGTGGATGGCAGAGTACAGCATGTTTACTCGTCATCTACGTAACGCAATTTTGAAGCCACAAACAACATTTCCTTTTTTGCGTACTGAAATGGCTTATGCAGGGTATAAATCGGAAGGTATTCAATATCAACGTCAAAAACGTATAGCAGGTAAATCTCACTATAAATTTTATCAGATGGCAAGGTTTGCTATTGCGGGAATTCTGGCAGGTACTACTTTTCCTCTACGTTTTATATTATCTTTGTCTGTAGCCATTTTTTTGGTGTTTAGTGTTTTGCTGTTTTCAATTCATGATCTTTCGCTGTTAACTTTTCTAACGATAGATTTAGGTTTGTTTTATCTTTTGATTACTATTCCTCTCATAAGCATATATTTGGCTCGAACATATAAAAATGTTGTTAATAGACCTGGATTTTTTATTGACCCACAAGACACCTATATTTAA
- a CDS encoding FAD-binding oxidoreductase — MKLSGWGNYPVIDADIKKFSTDNGLKEHLRDKHPLITRGSGRSYGDSSLNKNIISLLSLNSIHDFDENNGTIKCDAGVSLDKIIDKCILKGWFLSVTPGTKFITVGGAIASDVHGKNHHKEGSFSDYIVSMDIMLPGGMIIRCSRVANYHLFLATCGGMGLTGIILNAVIRLKRIETAYIKQKTIRARNIYEMMELFEQYNNFTYSIAWIDCLSKGEKSGRGILMLGEHATTKDMKKSDISQNLLKIKKKKRFNIPFMFPDFTLNKLTVKIINVLIYNKHSKKAEDSIVDYDSFFYPVDGIHNWNRIYGKRGFTEYQFVLPKNACKDGIIKILRKVNESKMGSFFAGLKLFGKENANLISFPMEGFTLALDFPISSELFAFLDQLDEIVTDYGGRLYLTKDARMSAEMFKKSYNKSEEFIIYKHKLDKENQFQSLQSKRLNI, encoded by the coding sequence ATGAAATTATCAGGTTGGGGAAATTATCCTGTAATAGACGCGGACATTAAAAAATTCAGCACCGATAACGGCCTGAAAGAGCATTTAAGAGATAAGCATCCTCTCATAACAAGGGGGTCAGGCCGCAGTTATGGAGACTCTTCATTAAATAAAAACATAATTTCTCTCCTCAGTCTAAATAGCATACATGATTTTGATGAGAATAATGGGACTATCAAATGTGATGCCGGTGTCAGTTTAGATAAAATTATTGATAAGTGTATTTTAAAAGGCTGGTTTTTGTCTGTAACTCCAGGGACTAAATTTATTACGGTAGGTGGAGCGATAGCCAGTGATGTACATGGTAAAAATCATCATAAAGAGGGCTCATTTTCAGACTATATTGTATCTATGGACATTATGTTGCCCGGAGGTATGATTATTCGTTGTTCAAGAGTGGCAAATTACCATTTATTCCTGGCCACATGTGGGGGAATGGGACTAACGGGAATAATTCTCAATGCGGTAATAAGGTTAAAAAGAATTGAAACCGCTTATATAAAGCAGAAAACTATCAGGGCCAGAAATATTTACGAGATGATGGAGTTGTTTGAACAGTACAATAACTTCACTTATTCAATCGCCTGGATAGATTGCCTTTCGAAAGGAGAGAAGTCCGGAAGGGGTATTTTGATGTTAGGAGAGCATGCAACAACGAAAGATATGAAGAAATCAGATATTTCTCAAAACCTACTGAAAATAAAGAAAAAAAAGAGGTTTAATATCCCATTTATGTTTCCTGATTTCACACTGAATAAATTAACCGTAAAAATCATTAATGTTCTCATCTATAACAAACATTCTAAAAAGGCAGAAGACTCTATAGTTGACTACGACTCTTTTTTTTATCCCGTTGATGGCATCCATAACTGGAACAGAATCTATGGGAAAAGAGGTTTTACTGAATATCAGTTTGTTTTACCTAAGAATGCATGCAAAGATGGCATTATCAAGATATTAAGGAAAGTAAATGAGAGTAAAATGGGTTCCTTTTTTGCTGGATTGAAACTTTTTGGCAAAGAAAACGCAAACCTGATATCCTTTCCAATGGAGGGATTTACACTTGCATTAGATTTTCCTATTTCTTCTGAGTTGTTTGCTTTTTTAGATCAATTAGATGAAATAGTTACAGATTATGGCGGAAGATTATATTTAACCAAGGATGCGAGAATGAGCGCTGAAATGTTTAAAAAAAGTTATAACAAATCCGAAGAATTTATTATTTACAAGCATAAATTAGATAAAGAAAATCAGTTTCAATCATTACAGTCAAAGCGATTGAATATTTAG
- a CDS encoding glycosyltransferase family 39 protein — translation MLYLKNNFIKSFKNLLQEEKKPVYMVGAGALITTILLIIVMYVYVPLGVDGGLYSYPALSLSRNSDPGESQQSAKELQDINGVKASFGYDVSRTVRIIPMSWWFKIFGAGIWSAKAFGIIEMLILFTMVYLLLRKISGNKFIVLLCWLLYLTDTNIIRVGSSNLRPDLMLTIMTLAVFLLIKTGAKKNHLILYISGILSISLLSLIHVTSAVPLAFLISFLITELIVSWNSISKFKKQFYASLILTGTLSFIFQKGIMDTLIPTKIPVNFNMDVGDSVVSILKNGVLPVFEKETGRWSDYFFLSNSGEFFALILALVLFIVFLFRHSTKEKILARISIPVGCLSAIGVLALDPHPWADHAIPIVPFFFLILCKELELTPSPGIKNLSRSLLLLLTIVAVGLLAAFSGKFITYSIKEKYSESAVIELMDEIFKNKEKHYTVVGPTELWPYINPDVNVTIIDTIRGNRWAKSDFNGEIDYVILNNDFAIYDWESNLRLKYPNIVLKTVGEVGNAETDWFFVKVMKPVNLNNNNYWQSALQRYLDTK, via the coding sequence ATGCTATATTTAAAAAATAATTTCATTAAATCATTCAAGAATCTGCTGCAAGAAGAGAAAAAACCTGTATATATGGTAGGTGCCGGCGCATTAATCACCACAATTTTGCTTATCATAGTCATGTACGTCTATGTGCCGCTTGGTGTAGATGGAGGGCTTTACAGCTATCCTGCTCTCTCCCTGTCGAGAAATTCAGATCCGGGAGAAAGCCAGCAGAGTGCTAAAGAACTCCAGGATATCAATGGAGTAAAGGCCTCTTTTGGTTACGATGTGAGCAGGACCGTAAGAATCATACCGATGTCGTGGTGGTTTAAAATTTTTGGGGCAGGTATATGGTCTGCTAAAGCATTTGGTATTATTGAAATGCTTATTTTGTTCACAATGGTTTATCTGCTTTTAAGAAAAATATCCGGCAACAAGTTTATTGTCCTGTTATGCTGGTTACTTTATTTAACGGATACAAACATTATCAGAGTAGGCTCTTCCAACCTACGCCCGGATTTAATGTTAACTATCATGACCCTGGCAGTTTTTCTCCTCATCAAAACAGGAGCCAAGAAAAATCATTTGATATTATACATTTCAGGTATTTTGAGCATCTCTCTTTTGAGCTTAATACATGTTACCTCTGCTGTTCCCCTCGCCTTTTTGATATCATTTTTAATAACAGAATTAATAGTTTCCTGGAATAGCATATCTAAATTTAAAAAACAATTTTATGCTTCACTTATATTAACCGGTACCCTTAGCTTTATTTTTCAAAAGGGCATTATGGATACTCTAATCCCAACTAAAATTCCTGTAAATTTTAATATGGATGTAGGGGATTCGGTTGTTTCAATTCTAAAAAATGGTGTCTTGCCTGTATTTGAGAAAGAGACAGGAAGGTGGTCCGATTATTTCTTTTTGTCAAATTCAGGAGAATTTTTTGCGTTAATCTTAGCTCTTGTGTTGTTTATTGTTTTTCTCTTTAGACATTCAACCAAAGAAAAAATATTAGCACGCATCAGTATTCCTGTCGGATGTTTATCTGCTATAGGAGTTTTGGCGCTGGACCCACATCCCTGGGCAGATCACGCTATACCTATTGTTCCATTCTTTTTCTTAATTCTTTGTAAAGAGTTAGAATTAACACCTAGTCCGGGAATAAAAAACTTGAGTCGGTCATTACTCCTCTTATTAACGATAGTAGCAGTGGGTTTACTGGCAGCTTTTAGTGGTAAATTTATTACCTATAGTATAAAGGAAAAATATAGTGAGAGTGCAGTCATCGAACTAATGGATGAAATTTTTAAAAATAAAGAAAAACATTACACGGTAGTTGGGCCAACAGAATTATGGCCATACATCAATCCTGATGTGAATGTTACAATCATTGATACAATACGTGGCAACAGATGGGCAAAAAGCGACTTTAATGGTGAAATTGATTATGTGATCCTGAATAATGACTTTGCCATTTATGACTGGGAGAGCAACTTGCGCTTAAAATATCCAAATATTGTTTTAAAAACAGTTGGAGAAGTGGGTAATGCAGAAACCGATTGGTTTTTTGTAAAAGTAATGAAACCGGTAAATCTGAATAACAACAATTACTGGCAAAGTGCCCTTCAGAGATACTTAGATACTAAATAG
- a CDS encoding S1C family serine protease — translation MLLTIGNVSAHGRDTHLVETINRIKPSIIAVGTYHPLSRPAVKFYGTGFVISRNGFAITAEHVISAIARNGEMGNLYAFFPDTGNSIKVSAKLISKNIKYDLSIIKLKGSGFDYLKLGDSSSVKEGQSIALCGYPYGPVFGLHPTTHTGIISNISPMVVPVQNMSLLSNRMIKALTDPYYIFQIDCTAFPGNSGGPLVLPETGEVIGVLNSAFIKITKENKQISTGISYAIPINYVRELIESIKKK, via the coding sequence TTGCTGCTAACAATTGGAAATGTTTCTGCTCATGGCCGTGATACCCATCTGGTAGAGACGATAAATAGAATCAAACCTTCAATAATAGCGGTTGGGACCTATCATCCACTTTCCAGACCTGCAGTAAAATTCTATGGTACTGGTTTTGTCATTAGTAGAAATGGTTTCGCAATTACGGCAGAGCATGTAATAAGTGCGATAGCAAGAAATGGCGAAATGGGTAATTTATATGCTTTTTTTCCTGATACAGGGAACTCAATAAAAGTAAGTGCTAAACTCATAAGCAAGAATATAAAATATGACCTTTCGATTATTAAATTGAAAGGAAGTGGATTTGATTATTTAAAGTTAGGAGATTCTTCAAGTGTTAAAGAAGGTCAGTCTATCGCACTTTGTGGTTATCCATATGGCCCTGTTTTTGGATTGCATCCAACTACACATACTGGAATAATCAGTAATATAAGTCCTATGGTAGTTCCCGTACAGAATATGTCATTACTTTCCAATAGAATGATAAAGGCATTAACAGACCCATATTACATCTTTCAGATTGATTGTACGGCTTTTCCCGGTAACAGTGGTGGGCCGCTGGTTCTTCCTGAAACGGGTGAAGTTATAGGTGTGTTGAATAGTGCATTTATAAAGATCACAAAGGAGAATAAGCAGATATCTACCGGCATTAGTTATGCGATACCTATCAATTATGTAAGAGAGCTTATTGAATCTATCAAAAAGAAGTGA